In Panthera leo isolate Ple1 chromosome F3, P.leo_Ple1_pat1.1, whole genome shotgun sequence, one genomic interval encodes:
- the LOC122211941 gene encoding uncharacterized protein LOC122211941 isoform X1 produces MRKQFLGPAPNLGGLTVLKKPSLSLPSSLLLEFSACIAGGSTHSLGGQSQQAPRGSPCQTPPATDEETLRGLLRASSRSTGPRRGTRCLVLCVSGRSLGTGAWFWRRCCPHPHPGTGSPGEGELPGPPCPCPAMAAPRELRQEVGGGRREGGTRAGGLRGSHEDLAPRPLLVASRVRTWRTWTCDLRRKAWREVGASVTSVPRQARSPCAGDAPAEFFRCLTNSGRLSSPFAFGFVCSLQQGSGRFPSGADGSAGRPRCVHWRLLLLCPPRPAWTGNRSLWERNRSRSVPAAGAEPVEALGDVARDSSHLARGPPERQHLKTTPVSPTESQTHHEALPSPWPDHARSFPRGRGWPCDLGDPRSEYDEPARAPRPPLSARGLRRTL; encoded by the exons ATGAGAAAGCAGTTTCTGGGCCCCGCCCCTAACTTAGGGGGACTCACGGTCTTAAAGAAGCCCTCTCTGAGTCTGCCTTCGTCACTCCTCCTAGAGTTTTCTGCATGCATTGCAGGGGGTTCCACTCACAGTCTTGGGGGCCAGAGCCAGCAAGCCCCCCGGGGGTCCCCTTGCCAAACCCCTCCTGCCACTGATGAGGAAACACTCCGGGGGCTTCTCAGGGCCTCATCGAGGAGCACGGGGCCACGGCGAGGGACCAGGTGTTTAGTTCTGTGTGTTTCTGGAAGGAGCCTGGGAACAGGTGCATGGTTTTGGAGAAggtgctgcccccacccccaccccggcactGGTTCCCCGGGGGAAGGAGAACTTCCCGgcccgccctgcccctgccctgcgaTGGCTGCACCCAGAGAACTGAGACAGGAAGTGGGTGGCGGCCGCAGGGAGGGCGGCACCCGTGCAGGCGGTTTACGTGGGAGCCACGAGGACCTTGCCCCACGGCCTCTTCTGGTGGCTTCGAGGGTCAGGACTTGGAGAACGTGGACATGTGACTTGCGCAGAAAGGCCTGGCGAGAAGTTGGAGCTTCTGTGACTTCTGTGCCCCGACAGGCCCGCAGCCCCTGTGCCGGCGACGCCCCGGCCGAG TTCTTCAGGTGCCTAACAAACAGCGGAAGACTTTCCAGCCCCTTCGCTTTCGGTTTCGTGTGCTCCCTACAACAAGGTTCTGGAAGGTTCCCGAGCGGAGCAGATGGCAGTGCAGGCCGCCCCCGATGCGTCCACTGGCGCCTCCTGCTCCtgtgtcccccccgccccgcgtgGACGGGAAACCGCTCTCTGTGGgagagaaatagaagcagaagcgTCCCCGCCGCGGGAGCAGAGCCAGTAGAGGCGCTCGGGGATGTCGCCCGGGATTCGTCACACTTGGCGCGTGGACCGCCGGAGCGACAACATTTGAAAACCACTCCGGTCTCACCGACAGAAAGCCAAACTCACCACGAGGCCCTCCCGAGCCCGTGGCCGGACCATGCAAGGTCATTCCCACGTGGGCGAGGgtggccgtgtgaccttggggacCCCAGGTCTGAGTACGACGAGCCGGCTCGCGCCCCgcgccctcccctctctgcccgaGGCCTCCGGCGGACCCTCTGA
- the LOC122211941 gene encoding uncharacterized protein LOC122211941 isoform X2 has translation MRKQFLGPAPNLGGLTVLKKPSLSLPSSLLLEFSACIAGGSTHSLGGQSQQAPRGSPCQTPPATDEETLRGLLRASSRSTGPRRGTRCLVLCVSGRSLGTGAWFWRRCCPHPHPGTGSPGEGELPGPPCPCPAMAAPRELRQEVGGGRREGGTRAGGLRGSHEDLAPRPLLVASRVRTWRTWTCDLRRKAWREVGASVTSVPRQARSPCAGDAPAEVSEAPGLSSLAGSPFPLGAVVQLSPGNVRRCRRDGNPPRCLTAALPPSSCLSSLLTSEVTGRGLGKGRRHIWGASRPAPDGGGTGERCARIWPSVSWLCGLRSSGA, from the exons ATGAGAAAGCAGTTTCTGGGCCCCGCCCCTAACTTAGGGGGACTCACGGTCTTAAAGAAGCCCTCTCTGAGTCTGCCTTCGTCACTCCTCCTAGAGTTTTCTGCATGCATTGCAGGGGGTTCCACTCACAGTCTTGGGGGCCAGAGCCAGCAAGCCCCCCGGGGGTCCCCTTGCCAAACCCCTCCTGCCACTGATGAGGAAACACTCCGGGGGCTTCTCAGGGCCTCATCGAGGAGCACGGGGCCACGGCGAGGGACCAGGTGTTTAGTTCTGTGTGTTTCTGGAAGGAGCCTGGGAACAGGTGCATGGTTTTGGAGAAggtgctgcccccacccccaccccggcactGGTTCCCCGGGGGAAGGAGAACTTCCCGgcccgccctgcccctgccctgcgaTGGCTGCACCCAGAGAACTGAGACAGGAAGTGGGTGGCGGCCGCAGGGAGGGCGGCACCCGTGCAGGCGGTTTACGTGGGAGCCACGAGGACCTTGCCCCACGGCCTCTTCTGGTGGCTTCGAGGGTCAGGACTTGGAGAACGTGGACATGTGACTTGCGCAGAAAGGCCTGGCGAGAAGTTGGAGCTTCTGTGACTTCTGTGCCCCGACAGGCCCGCAGCCCCTGTGCCGGCGACGCCCCGGCCGAGGTGAGCGAGGCCCCAGGCCTGTCCTCTCTCGCTGGGTCTCCGTTTCCTCTGGGGGCTGTGGTGCAGCTGAGCCCAGGAAACGTGCGACGTTGCCGTAGAGACGGTAACCCGCCCAGGTGCCTCACAGCGgcccttcccccttcttcctgcctgTCCTCCCTGCTGACTTCTGAGGTCACGGGGAGGGGACTCGGCAAGGGCAGGAGGCACATTTGGGGGGCGTCCCGTCCAGCTCCTGACGGAGGCGGCACAGGAGAGCGGTGTGCGAGAATCTGGCCCTCCGTGTCCTGGCTCTGTGGCCTTCG TTCTTCAGGTGCCTAA